The following DNA comes from Oncorhynchus gorbuscha isolate QuinsamMale2020 ecotype Even-year unplaced genomic scaffold, OgorEven_v1.0 Un_scaffold_45:::fragment_2:::debris, whole genome shotgun sequence.
TCGATTGTTCACTGCACTCCaggaataatatatttttttacgttGGCCAGAGGGGGCTTGGTCAGAACTTTAGGTACAACACAGTGCAGAGCTTTTATGGAAGGATAACTTCTGCAGCCTCCACATGAAACATTATTAACACCACCATCTGAAAGCTAAAGCTGTAGCAATCTACCATAGTTAAGTGAGGTAGACCGCATCTTTGAAGCGTAACCCAACCACCAAGACCAAGGGTTTCCGGTTATCTAATCCCCACCAACCTTTTGCCAGCTCCTGTAACAACTCCAAACTTCCTGCTTTGGCCTTTCCCCCGCAGCCACCATGCGTCCCTCACTTGCCACAGCGGTCCTTCCAAGGACCCGTAACCATCCCCACACAGCCCACCCCCACAATGCACACGGATTGTCCGGACACTTGGGACGGGAGCACCTGTCAGCGCCTCGGAGGCGCAGCCCGCACCTGCGACACACACTCAGCCCGGAGAACCTTCGGTGCCTGGCAGAGCGCGGTGGCGCCGCCGGGGACATGGCTTCCGTGGTGAGTAGCCCCATTGGCCTCCCGAGGGCCAACAGTGACACGGACCTGGTGACGTCGCAGAGCCGTTCGTCGCTGACTGCGTCCACGCTGGAGTTCACGCTGGGTAGGGGCGAGAACCTGGTCATCTCCTGGGACATCAAGGAGGTGGTGGATGCCACCGACTGGATTGGCCTCTACCACATCGGTGAGACACTCAGCATGCTTATTTCACAATGGTAGTTAGTAACTAGGAACGTTTAAAGTAGAACACATGAACTGGTTGCCCCCAGGGATACATAGTTATGTTGTCGTCCAGTACAACATAATCTTATTCAACTAATGATATAGCCCTTGATTAAATGAATCAGTTGTGTTAGTTCAGGTGTAAACAAAAATGGTCAACCCCAGGGGTACCCCGCCAGAATAAGGTAGAACACTAGTTTACCTTATCCAGCTACTTGTGGAGCATTGAATCAAAGGTTTAAATAAATGCTCACTTTATTGTAATAATGTTTCTTTGATTTGGACTGACAAGGCAAActttttaactaatactattgaTCTGACTGAACTGATCCAAGCTGTTGTGTAGGACTTGCTGATTCCAGCAAGTTATGTAGAGTTGAGAAATGCATGTCTCTGGTGCAGGAGACTACAGAGTAAATAATGAAATTGGAGCTGTTGAAGTTCCACAGAAGGGAAGCCTGAGTCAACACATACATCTGACTTGGACCACCACATATCATATACACCTAGACTATCCTGGGTGGTCTCTCCAAGACAGTGCATTCGGACATTTCAGAcctctttactttttccacattttgttatgttacagtcttagtcaaaaattgattcaattgtcccccccccatcaatctacacacaataccccataatgagaaagcaaaatcaggttttttgttatttttactaatgtatcaaataaaatatcacatttacataagtattttaGACCcaactcaatactttgttgaagcacctttggcagtgattacagtctcctcgtcttgggtatgacgctacaagcttggtacacctatATTTtgcagtttctcccattcttctctgcagatcctctcaagctctgtcaggttggatagggagtgttgctgcacagctatttccagagatgtttgatcgggttcaagtccgggctctggctggaccagtcaaggacattcagagacttgtcctgaagccactcctgcgttgtcttggctgtgtgcttagggccgttgtcctgttggaagatgaaccttcaccccagtcggaggtcctcagcactctggagcaggttttgagTAAATGTATAGATACCGCATcattagaaaatgactcaagtgaattATTTGGTTCaagtcaaagtatttggttttaaatctaCTTACCTTTCAAAAGTAAGTGTAATTGCtgaaatatacttaaatatcagaAGTATAAATCACTtcaaaattccttatattaagcaaaccagacaggacCATTttcttgtattttttaaattacggatagccaggggcacgctccactCGACACAATTTTCAAATgcagcatgtgtttagtgagtctgccagatcagatgcagttgggatgaccagggatgttctcttcatACGTGTGTGAATTATACAATTGTCTGTCCTGGTAAGCAATCAAAATGTAAACAACTTTTGGGTGTTAGGGAAGATgtatagagtaaaaagtacataatttctttaggaatgtagtgaagtaaaagttgtcaaaatgtAAAGTACAGATACGCCAAAAAAACGACTTACGTACATTACACTGGTTCCAGGCTTCTTTTGTTTAATAAtgatgaggccactgtgttcttcgggaccttgaatgctgcaggcatttttttggtacccttccccagatctgtgcctcgacacaatccttggctcggtgctctacggacaattatttggacctcctggcttggtttttgctctgacattcactgtcaactgggggaccttatatagacaggtttgtttCTTTCCaattcatgtccaatcaattgcatttaccacagatggactccaatcaagttttagaaacatctcaaggataatcaatggaaacaagatgcacctgagctcaatttcgagtgtcttagtaatgggtctgaatatttatgtaaataaggtatttctgtttttaagtttatacattttcaaaaactgtttttgctttgtcattattggggtgTTGCGTGTAGATTGAGGTGGAAAAAacatatttaatctattttagaataaggctgtaacctaacacaatgtggaaaaagtctagttGTTTAAAAAAACTCTGAATGCACTGTTTTATAGCCCTGCTTAGAGTCAGGATTTTGATTGTAAACCACACccaacaaaaatatgaacgcaacatgtacattgttggttccatgtttcatgagctgaaaataaAGATCCCAGAATTTTTCCATATGCAGTTAACATCCTTGTTACTGAGCCTTTCTCCATTGCAAATATaaaccatccacctgacaggtgtggcatatcaataaactgattaaacagcatgatcattacacaggtgcaccttatgccgtggacaataaaaggccaccctacaatgtgcagttttatcacacaacccaatgccacagatatctcaagttgagggagcttgcaattggcatgctggttgcaggaatgtccaccagagctattgccagaggattgaatgttaatttctctatcataagtgAAAGATTAGTgaaatctgtgtgggtagctggacaggtaggatgactgacagtgaaggtgaacaggtggtcacgtgtcaggtgacagaggaatggatgagactgaggcaggaattcctttaaccttaaagtggtatatttactgagtagtctgtgccgcatcacaaaggaaacaaataacatgtatacaatcaaattcataatcaaagatcaaatcatatcattcattattaacataatttagggaattcaacagtccagttcatcaAGAAGTCAATAGTAATCATCCGCGAGTCATTTAGGCTCGTAACTATTTATCATAAATCAtgaaagaatacaaacagtgaatacaatacaatctataatccccatgatcaaagtcaatcagttagcaaacaatgacGTTTCTCATTTCACTCTTTCAATTGTCTTCATGTGTCCATATAATTAAT
Coding sequences within:
- the LOC124018241 gene encoding E3 ubiquitin-protein ligase HECW2-like, which translates into the protein MRPSLATAVLPRTRNHPHTAHPHNAHGLSGHLGREHLSAPRRRSPHLRHTLSPENLRCLAERGGAAGDMASVVSSPIGLPRANSDTDLVTSQSRSSLTASTLEFTLGRGENLVISWDIKEVVDATDWIGLYHIGETLSMLISQW